A genomic stretch from Magnetococcales bacterium includes:
- a CDS encoding response regulator yields MVDLTPKSSILIVDDVPENLDVLKNILLGEYTVRPATHGSLALRLARMDPQPDLILLDIVMPGMDGYEVCRQLKSDTHTRDIPVIFITAKFSVEDELAGLQMGAADYISKPVSPPIVLARVRTQLALRRINQDMEEKNRRLYEINERLNDSMEQLSASEERFRGLVQTIPDVVYKIDAEGCFTFLNKSIERLGYHQSELIGRHFSEIIHGADVRDASLDKVLKKIGKGTINPEQKVFDERRTGLRMTVGLEIRLRTKSGQAAEVVEINNIDASTIRVEVNSAGIYGDVGNESSYRSRRYVGTVGVIRDITDRQRVQKAFMEERKLLRQLIDAVPLPVFFVDSAGALIFSNQAFREFTNVQEEGMAAIFLQNIFGAEEAPKLATLMTGLLVDPACGRVHEEMVLQSGSGQDHHVDVILSKFVRESQETPAIIGVLVDVTEQKIFTAELLRAKGQAEGLAIKAAEASRAKGEFLANMSHEIRTPLNAVIGLTHLCLQTELSDQQRDYLSKISLSAHALLQLLNDILDFSKIEAGKLVVESVPFSLENVLGELLTILGVHSQKKGLELLMMVDQGIPSHMVGDGYRLGQVLTNLVGNAIKFTEKGSVTIALAVAEETQKQVCLRFAVTDTGIGMTQSQMANLFQEFAQGDSSTTRKYGGTGLGLAICQRLVRLMHGQISVVSMLGEGSCFTFVVWIDKVADGYPVHPLSTESIQDSLSTCGHVGGAWPDRQGSGREPADTLRGVEVLLVEDNDINLQVARELLEQRQMQVTVARHGREAVTWVGQRAFDVILMDVQMPVMDGLEATRMIRGMEKCKELPIIAMTANAMVGDREECLAAGMNDHVTKPISPGELYAALVKWVQRVPGEVRGRAAPSGSGKVRSRDVPLPVLPGVDTARGLRNLGGNVPLYCNLLRKFSQNQGGACARMERFLDSGDVRGLERTAHTLKGVAGTIGALALADLAKEMERCARFAPESPELREHLTAAAGELAQVVTAVAATLCQQDLPGDANDHATPAVDATPEALQPLFQEAVDMSLAYDPAVESVIEKIASMVCALPRRERLASIQATLEVYDFEACLTLLHAWANAEGIRLTGELPPAHCAT; encoded by the coding sequence ATGGTTGACCTGACGCCCAAATCATCCATTCTGATCGTGGACGATGTCCCGGAAAATCTTGATGTTCTCAAGAATATCCTGCTGGGTGAGTACACGGTGCGTCCTGCCACCCACGGCTCGTTGGCCTTGCGTCTGGCGCGGATGGATCCACAGCCGGATTTGATCCTTCTCGACATCGTGATGCCTGGGATGGATGGATATGAGGTGTGCCGTCAACTGAAGAGTGATACGCACACCCGCGATATCCCGGTGATTTTTATCACCGCCAAATTCAGTGTCGAGGATGAGCTGGCTGGTTTGCAGATGGGTGCTGCAGACTATATCAGCAAGCCGGTCAGTCCCCCGATCGTTTTGGCCCGGGTACGGACCCAACTGGCTCTGCGCCGTATCAACCAGGACATGGAAGAAAAAAATCGCCGACTATACGAGATCAATGAACGTTTGAATGACAGCATGGAACAGCTGTCCGCTTCCGAGGAGCGGTTCCGAGGTTTGGTGCAGACCATTCCGGATGTTGTCTACAAGATCGATGCCGAGGGGTGCTTCACTTTCTTGAACAAATCCATCGAACGGCTCGGCTACCACCAGTCCGAGTTGATTGGCAGGCATTTTTCAGAAATCATTCATGGTGCGGATGTCAGAGATGCCAGTCTGGACAAGGTTTTGAAAAAAATAGGCAAAGGCACGATCAACCCTGAACAGAAGGTGTTCGATGAGCGACGCACCGGATTGCGCATGACGGTTGGACTGGAAATTCGTCTGCGTACCAAATCAGGCCAGGCTGCGGAAGTGGTCGAAATCAATAATATTGACGCATCCACGATCCGTGTTGAGGTCAACAGCGCCGGGATCTATGGCGATGTTGGCAACGAATCATCCTACCGCTCCCGTCGTTATGTGGGTACGGTGGGGGTCATCCGCGATATTACTGATCGGCAGCGGGTCCAGAAAGCTTTCATGGAGGAGCGGAAGTTGCTGCGTCAGCTGATCGATGCAGTGCCTTTGCCGGTTTTTTTTGTCGACAGTGCTGGCGCCCTGATTTTTTCCAATCAAGCCTTCCGGGAATTTACCAACGTTCAGGAAGAAGGGATGGCGGCCATTTTTCTCCAGAATATTTTTGGGGCCGAAGAGGCGCCCAAGCTGGCCACACTGATGACCGGGTTGCTGGTCGATCCGGCGTGTGGGCGGGTCCATGAGGAGATGGTCCTGCAGTCAGGATCCGGGCAAGATCACCATGTCGATGTCATTCTGTCGAAATTTGTCAGGGAGAGTCAAGAAACTCCAGCCATCATTGGGGTTTTGGTGGATGTGACGGAGCAGAAAATTTTTACCGCAGAGCTGCTCCGGGCCAAAGGGCAGGCAGAGGGGTTGGCGATCAAGGCTGCGGAAGCCAGTCGGGCCAAGGGGGAGTTTTTGGCCAACATGAGCCATGAAATCCGTACCCCGCTGAATGCCGTGATCGGTTTGACGCATTTGTGTCTGCAAACGGAACTTTCCGATCAGCAGCGGGATTATTTGAGCAAAATCTCCCTGAGCGCTCATGCTTTGTTGCAGCTTTTGAATGATATTCTCGATTTTTCCAAGATTGAGGCCGGCAAGCTGGTTGTGGAGAGCGTGCCCTTTTCCCTGGAAAACGTTCTCGGTGAGTTGTTGACCATTCTGGGTGTCCACAGCCAGAAAAAAGGGTTGGAACTGCTGATGATGGTTGATCAGGGTATTCCCAGCCACATGGTGGGTGATGGGTACCGTCTCGGGCAGGTTTTAACCAACCTGGTTGGCAACGCCATCAAGTTTACCGAAAAAGGTTCGGTCACGATAGCCCTTGCGGTGGCGGAAGAGACCCAGAAGCAGGTTTGCCTCAGATTTGCCGTGACCGATACCGGCATCGGCATGACACAGTCACAAATGGCCAACCTGTTCCAGGAGTTTGCCCAGGGAGACAGCTCCACCACCCGGAAATATGGTGGTACCGGGTTGGGATTGGCCATCTGCCAACGTTTGGTGAGGTTGATGCACGGTCAGATCAGCGTGGTGAGTATGCTTGGAGAGGGGAGTTGTTTTACGTTTGTCGTCTGGATTGACAAGGTGGCCGACGGGTATCCGGTGCATCCGCTCTCCACGGAAAGTATCCAGGATTCGTTGTCCACATGTGGCCACGTCGGGGGAGCCTGGCCGGATAGGCAGGGGAGCGGGCGGGAACCAGCCGACACCCTGAGGGGTGTTGAGGTTCTCCTGGTGGAAGACAACGACATCAATCTTCAGGTGGCTCGGGAGCTTTTGGAACAACGCCAGATGCAGGTTACCGTTGCCCGTCATGGCCGGGAAGCGGTGACGTGGGTCGGCCAACGGGCCTTCGATGTCATCCTCATGGATGTGCAAATGCCGGTCATGGATGGCCTTGAGGCGACCCGGATGATACGTGGCATGGAAAAATGCAAGGAGCTACCGATTATTGCCATGACGGCCAATGCCATGGTGGGAGATCGGGAGGAGTGTCTTGCAGCTGGTATGAACGACCATGTCACCAAGCCTATCTCCCCGGGGGAGTTGTATGCCGCTTTGGTCAAGTGGGTTCAAAGGGTTCCGGGTGAAGTGCGCGGGAGAGCTGCCCCATCCGGGTCGGGGAAGGTGCGATCCCGGGATGTTCCCCTGCCCGTTTTACCAGGAGTTGATACAGCCAGGGGGTTGCGTAACCTCGGCGGCAATGTTCCCCTTTACTGCAACCTGCTCCGAAAGTTTTCCCAGAACCAGGGGGGGGCGTGTGCGCGGATGGAACGTTTTCTGGACAGTGGTGACGTGAGAGGATTGGAGCGTACTGCCCACACCCTGAAGGGGGTTGCGGGCACAATAGGTGCGCTGGCGCTTGCCGATCTGGCAAAAGAGATGGAAAGATGCGCCCGATTTGCGCCGGAATCGCCCGAATTGCGGGAACATCTGACTGCGGCTGCCGGGGAGTTGGCTCAAGTTGTGACAGCCGTTGCCGCGACGCTTTGCCAGCAGGATCTACCTGGCGACGCAAACGACCATGCCACTCCTGCTGTCGATGCGACACCTGAGGCATTGCAACCCCTCTTCCAGGAGGCGGTTGACATGTCGCTTGCCTACGATCCTGCCGTGGAGAGTGTCATCGAAAAAATAGCGTCCATGGTCTGCGCTCTCCCCCGCAGGGAGAGGCTGGCATCCATCCAGGCCACCCTGGAGGTCTACGATTTCGAGGCCTGTCTGACGCTTCTGCATGCCTGGGCCAATGCGGAGGGGATCCGGCTGACGGGAGAGCTGCCACCGGCACATTGTGCGACGTGA